The DNA window GTTAGGCCAGGAGGAGATTGCTTCGTAGCTTCGTTCCTCGCAATGACACCACTTCGTTGTGCAGGGGCTTCACCCCCTGACCCCAAACTCTTGGAAAGGGGTCAATGCTCGGAATACGTATTACATAATTTTCACTCGGCGAATGGGCCGATGGCGGCGGTGGTTAGTTTGGTATTGTCTAATACTTTATTCGCTATGTTGAGTAAATCCTCTTTGTTGACCTTGTCGACGGCATTTATTATTTCCTCGATGGGGATTATTCTGTCGAAATAGAGTACGTTTTTGCCCAAGCGCATCATACGGCTACTCATTCCCTCCAGACTCAATAGAAGCGAACCGCGGATGTGGTTCTTGGCTTTCATTAGTTCATAGTCTGTTACAAGTTCATTTTTAACACGGTCGAATTCCGCCATTGTCAAGTCTGTGACCTGTTGGAAGTTTTCTTCGCTCGTCCCTCCATAAACCATAAAGTAGCCGGTCTCATCGTAGGCGCTGGATGAAGAACCGATGGAGTAAGCAAGCCCGCGCTTTTCGCGGATTTCTTGGAACAACCGACTACTCATTCCACCGCCGAGGATTGTATCGAGTACAGCCATCGGGTACTTGTCATCCTCATGTTGCGAGAAGCTGTTGGAGCCAAGACAAAAATTAACCTGCTCAACCTCTTTGGTCATGAAGTTCTTCCGAGCGCTTGGGGTGGGGATACTTTTCTCGAAGGGCATTTCGACAGGCTTAAGCGAACCTAATCGGTCAGAAATAAGATCTTCAATCATCGAGAAATCCAAATTACCCGCTGCAGAAATGACAATTTCATTTGAGGCATATCGGCGTTTCATATAATCGAAAAGCTTCTCGCGATTGACTGCGCTGACGGTTTCGACAGTGCCGATAACAGGGCGGCCGAGTTGGTGAAAAGGCCAAAGGGTTTCTAGGAAGACGTCGTGAATAAGGTCCTCAGGGTCATCGTCACGTCGCTTGATTTCTTCAAGAACGACTTTCACCTCGCTCGATATATCATCAGGCGCCATTATTGAGTTCGTCAGCATATCACAAAGCACATCCACTAACGACGAAGAATGCTCGGAAAGAATTCGCCCGTAATAACAGGTCATTTCCTTGTCGGTGAATGCGTTGAAATAGCCGCCCAAAGCCTCGATTTCTTCAGCAATCTGCTTGGCAGTGCGTTTTTCAGTTCCTTTAAAAAGCATATGCTCGAGCACGTGAGAGATGCCGAGTTCAAAATCTTCTTCGTAACGGGAGCCTGCTTTCACCCAAATGCCGATTGCCGCCGATTGAACGTATGGAACATGCTCCATCACCAGTCGAACACCGTTGGGGAGCTTTGATTCGTGGATTGTCAGAGCGCTCATTTTGCCCTCAAATATTTTATTGCCCGTTTCAATGGGCTGTCTTTGCTGAGTGTACCAGGGTCAAATAGAGGTGTCAAGCCGATGCTCGATGTGAAGATTAAATCCAAGCATGGTTAAAATTAACCAAATCGTCGACAAAAGCTTCTAAAAGTAGTCAAAATGAGGGCATGAAGTATGCTTGGATATTACTGTTTTCTCTTATAATAACTTTGACTGCATTCGGCGAAGTTGCGAAGGAAGCGCCGTTGAAGTCGTGGGGCCCGAAAGGGCCATTGTGCGTTCGGAATACGGATATGTTTTCGCTCATGTTCCTAACGTTCCCGCCTGAGTTTCCAAAAGTCCTTCCACCGGGAAAAACGCTATTTGCTGCCAACATCGATATCGTCAGCGAAGCGAAGTTCACTGAAAATGTCACTTATGACTATGAGCTCGAGCGGTTTCTTTTGCGATATCGCAAAGGATTAAAAGACGGCAGTGAAATCTCTTTTGCCCTGCCTCTTATGACGCGTCAGAATGGGTTTATGGACTCGATTGTCAATTGGTGGCATTCGACGATGTTAGGAAGTCACCCTCTTCCACGCGAAATATTGCCGATTGATGGATTGCGAATTCATGTTGTCAAGGATGGCACGGTCCTAGTCGATGCGGCGCGTGAGGATGGTCCTGGTGACCTTTCGATTATGTATAAGCGACAATTGTGGGAGAAGAAGCGCAACGCAGGGGTGATTCGTTTTGGGGTTGAACTGCCCACCGGCAATCCTGCTGAGTTTTTAGGAAGCGGCAATGTGGATGTCGGCGCACAGGTGGATTCGTATTGGAAGTTGTCCAAGAAACTGCACCTTTATCTTAATCTGGGGCTAGTTTATCAGGGCACGCCGAGTGTTTTGCCGAATGCACGCCAATGGCAAGATCGCGAACTGGTTGCCCTGGAATGGCAGTTGACCGGCAAGGATAGTTTAATATTTCAGACCGATAACCAGTCTCCAACCTGGCATACGGGAGATCCAACGTTTGATAGGGCTTATCGAGAGTTCAGCATCGGTTGGCGCCGTCAGCTTCGTGATGATTTGCTTTTGCAAGTTACATTTAGTGAGAACAATGATTTCGTCGGAGGAGAATTCGCCGATTTTGCCACCGATATCGCCGTCGGCGCTGGGTTAGAGTGGTATTTCTAAAGAATATAAACTCTGGGGTTTTGACTTAGGAGAAAATTATGCGAAAGCGGTTTGTATTTTTGGCGCTTCTTATCAGCTTTGGGGCGCTAGTTTTTGCGTTCGAGTTAAAAGATGGGGATAGGGTAGCTTTCTATGGCGATAGCATCACCGAAATGGGGGGCTATGTCCGTGATATTCAGGATTATGTCATCACACGTTATCCTGATCTGAAGATTAGTTTTATAAACCTAGGAATTGGCGGCGATAGGGTTTCGGGTGGGGCTGCCGGTCCGATTGATACGCGTATAACCCGCGATGTAGTCCCTTACCAACCTACAGTTGTCACTATCTGCCTTGGGATGAATGACGGCGAATATCAACCTTTCAAACAAGAGATATATGACCGCTACTATAAAGGTTTGGAGCATATCGTTTCCCGCATAAGAAAAGAGTGCCCTAAAGCAAGACTATTTATTCTTGGTCCTCCAGCCTTTGATGATGTGACACGCGGGGATTCAACTTATAACAATTCACTTCGGCGAATTTCTGATGGGGCGAAGTTGATTGCTAAAAAGTATAAAGCAAAGTTCGTTGACACTAATACCCCGATGGTGAAGGTTTTAGAGGCGTTGAAGAAGAACGGTTCGAATGCGCTAATTCTTCCCG is part of the bacterium genome and encodes:
- a CDS encoding pitrilysin family protein, with translation MSALTIHESKLPNGVRLVMEHVPYVQSAAIGIWVKAGSRYEEDFELGISHVLEHMLFKGTEKRTAKQIAEEIEALGGYFNAFTDKEMTCYYGRILSEHSSSLVDVLCDMLTNSIMAPDDISSEVKVVLEEIKRRDDDPEDLIHDVFLETLWPFHQLGRPVIGTVETVSAVNREKLFDYMKRRYASNEIVISAAGNLDFSMIEDLISDRLGSLKPVEMPFEKSIPTPSARKNFMTKEVEQVNFCLGSNSFSQHEDDKYPMAVLDTILGGGMSSRLFQEIREKRGLAYSIGSSSSAYDETGYFMVYGGTSEENFQQVTDLTMAEFDRVKNELVTDYELMKAKNHIRGSLLLSLEGMSSRMMRLGKNVLYFDRIIPIEEIINAVDKVNKEDLLNIANKVLDNTKLTTAAIGPFAE
- a CDS encoding DUF3187 family protein, with the translated sequence MKSWGPKGPLCVRNTDMFSLMFLTFPPEFPKVLPPGKTLFAANIDIVSEAKFTENVTYDYELERFLLRYRKGLKDGSEISFALPLMTRQNGFMDSIVNWWHSTMLGSHPLPREILPIDGLRIHVVKDGTVLVDAAREDGPGDLSIMYKRQLWEKKRNAGVIRFGVELPTGNPAEFLGSGNVDVGAQVDSYWKLSKKLHLYLNLGLVYQGTPSVLPNARQWQDRELVALEWQLTGKDSLIFQTDNQSPTWHTGDPTFDRAYREFSIGWRRQLRDDLLLQVTFSENNDFVGGEFADFATDIAVGAGLEWYF